The Deltaproteobacteria bacterium genome has a segment encoding these proteins:
- the hisH gene encoding imidazole glycerol phosphate synthase subunit HisH has product MVIAIVHTGGANLASVQNAIARLGLKAELTSDAQCIVKASHVILPGVGAAPEAMTRWQKTELLPVIRGLRQPVLGICLGMQLLFDHSAEGNVECLKLLKGNVEVIEPDLENGITVPHMGWNEVQLDGQASRLFSNINGQYFYFVHSYKAPFGPFVRATTNHGGPVVAAVEQDNFFGVQFHPERSATNGAALLDRFFKL; this is encoded by the coding sequence ATTGTGATTGCAATTGTTCATACTGGGGGCGCCAATTTGGCTTCAGTACAAAACGCTATCGCGCGTCTGGGGCTTAAAGCTGAACTTACTAGTGATGCACAGTGTATTGTTAAAGCTAGTCATGTAATTCTTCCTGGGGTTGGTGCTGCCCCTGAAGCAATGACGCGTTGGCAAAAAACTGAGCTTTTACCGGTTATTCGCGGTCTTAGGCAACCGGTGCTTGGTATTTGTTTAGGAATGCAGCTTTTATTTGATCACTCAGCAGAAGGTAATGTTGAGTGCCTAAAGTTGCTTAAAGGTAATGTTGAAGTAATTGAGCCTGACTTAGAAAATGGCATTACCGTACCTCATATGGGGTGGAATGAAGTACAGCTTGATGGTCAGGCAAGTCGTCTTTTTAGCAATATCAATGGGCAATACTTTTATTTTGTGCATTCATATAAAGCACCCTTTGGCCCATTTGTAAGAGCTACAACCAACCATGGTGGCCCAGTGGTCGCTGCGGTTGAACAAGATAATTTTTTTGGCGTGCAGTTTCACCCCGAGCGCTCGGCAACTAACGGTGCCGCTCTTTTAGATAGGTTTTTTAAATTATGA